The following are encoded together in the Trichocoleus sp. FACHB-46 genome:
- a CDS encoding glycosyltransferase family 4 protein, with product MATLRNEELPSWICCQLGAREHYAIPRALHQTGQLAHLITDAWVPPQSALNQLPTPLFTNLRERFHVDLAQTSVHAFTGSLMRFELTQRLQKTSGWERIIDRNHWFQKRAVQVLNAIAPQHSSLNSPPTLFAYSYATLELFRYAKTRGWRTILGQIDPGPTEEKLVLEEYARHSIYESSWQPAPPHYWVRWQEECSLADRILVNSQWSSQALQQAGVPANKIDIIPLAYEPPEQARDFVRTYPSAFSAERPLRVLFLGQVILRKGIVALLEAAEHLRDQHIEFWLVGSPGIARPQQDKVHEQVRWIGSVPRSATAQYYQQADIFLLPTLSDGFGLTQLEAQAWKLPTIASRFCGAVVKDGVSGLILQNVTGAAIAEALLFCLNNPQQLVNFSRQSTSMEHFGLATLQNNLQALPYATI from the coding sequence GTGGCTACTTTGAGAAATGAAGAATTGCCATCCTGGATCTGTTGTCAACTAGGAGCGCGTGAACATTACGCTATCCCACGGGCTTTACATCAGACCGGACAACTCGCCCACCTGATTACAGATGCCTGGGTTCCACCACAGTCTGCACTGAACCAGCTGCCTACACCTCTGTTCACTAATTTACGTGAACGGTTCCATGTAGATTTAGCCCAAACCTCTGTCCACGCCTTCACTGGTTCTTTGATGCGCTTTGAACTAACTCAACGCCTTCAGAAAACCTCAGGATGGGAACGTATTATCGACCGTAATCACTGGTTCCAAAAACGGGCAGTGCAGGTACTAAATGCGATCGCTCCTCAACACTCCTCTCTCAATTCTCCCCCTACCCTCTTTGCCTACAGTTACGCTACCTTAGAACTGTTCCGTTACGCCAAGACCAGAGGTTGGCGCACTATCCTTGGTCAAATTGATCCAGGGCCAACTGAGGAAAAGTTGGTTCTAGAGGAATACGCGAGACACTCGATCTATGAATCTAGTTGGCAACCGGCACCACCCCACTACTGGGTCAGATGGCAGGAAGAATGCTCATTAGCTGACCGGATTTTAGTTAACTCGCAGTGGTCAAGCCAAGCTTTGCAGCAAGCAGGAGTACCCGCTAACAAGATTGATATCATTCCTCTTGCCTATGAACCTCCTGAGCAAGCGCGTGACTTTGTGCGAACCTACCCTTCTGCTTTCTCAGCTGAACGTCCGCTCCGAGTGCTGTTTCTTGGTCAGGTTATCTTACGCAAGGGCATTGTTGCACTGCTAGAAGCGGCTGAACACCTACGTGACCAACACATAGAATTCTGGCTAGTTGGTTCTCCAGGCATTGCTAGACCCCAACAGGATAAGGTGCATGAACAGGTGCGGTGGATTGGTTCTGTTCCTCGCAGCGCAACAGCTCAATACTATCAACAGGCAGATATTTTTCTACTTCCAACTCTTTCGGATGGGTTTGGACTAACACAGCTGGAAGCGCAAGCCTGGAAACTCCCAACAATTGCGTCCAGATTTTGTGGTGCAGTCGTGAAAGATGGAGTAAGCGGATTGATATTGCAGAACGTGACTGGAGCAGCGATCGCCGAAGCTCTCCTCTTTTGTTTAAATAATCCTCAACAATTAGTAAATTTTTCTCGGCAATCTACTAGTATGGAGCATTTCGGTTTGGCAACACTCCAAAACAATCTCCAGGCCTTACCTTATGCCACTATTTGA
- the cysC gene encoding adenylyl-sulfate kinase, with the protein MSNNSFLKDTGVILWLTGISGAGKTTISRHLEHKLQEYDRLVELLDGDVIRQNLSKELSFSREDRNTNVRRVGYVANLLSRNGVIVIVALISPYRSVRDELRSTLNNFVEIYVNASLEVCEARDVKGLYAKARSGQIPLFTGIDDPYEVPLNPNITCYTAEEETVDESTNKIVIWLESMGYLQRPKIRQ; encoded by the coding sequence ATGAGTAATAATTCTTTCTTAAAGGATACCGGTGTGATTTTATGGTTAACTGGAATTAGCGGAGCGGGGAAGACCACGATTTCTCGGCATCTAGAGCATAAACTACAAGAATACGATCGCCTAGTTGAGCTACTGGATGGGGATGTCATTCGTCAAAATCTCTCCAAAGAGTTGAGCTTTAGTCGTGAAGACCGGAATACCAATGTACGTCGGGTGGGTTATGTGGCAAACCTTCTCAGTCGTAACGGCGTGATCGTCATTGTTGCTCTGATCAGTCCATACCGTTCTGTCCGCGATGAACTGCGCTCCACGCTCAACAACTTTGTCGAGATCTACGTTAATGCCTCCCTAGAAGTTTGTGAGGCCAGAGACGTGAAAGGGCTTTATGCCAAAGCACGCTCCGGTCAAATCCCATTGTTTACGGGCATTGATGATCCCTACGAAGTGCCACTCAATCCTAATATCACTTGCTACACTGCTGAAGAAGAAACGGTAGATGAAAGTACTAATAAAATCGTAATTTGGCTAGAAAGCATGGGCTATCTACAAAGACCAAAAATTCGGCAATAA
- a CDS encoding FkbM family methyltransferase, whose protein sequence is MSTISTIFKLSHHAHQGASLQDKWLAFLIAGLGVLGSHRVKLRLWFIKRINDLGATGFVQLQLYIKRRLTYFSMRQGNEADYLMGGELVRGAYEVPNFEPKTIVDGGANIGLFAIHANSYFPKAKLICYEPDSANFQQLQKNLALNHLQVDTHQLGLWSKNTTLYYHAQSSHTGFVDENPPGVPIPCTLLEIEPDCWLKLDVEGAEYEVLPALLKNGPYPRWISMEIHYFNTKGQSLLSLLREHGYTIEGAEDPSVNCTVISAYRG, encoded by the coding sequence ATGTCCACTATATCCACGATCTTTAAACTGAGTCATCACGCTCACCAAGGAGCCTCTTTGCAGGACAAATGGCTAGCTTTCCTGATCGCTGGTCTGGGGGTACTTGGTTCTCACCGCGTCAAGCTGCGCTTGTGGTTTATCAAGCGCATCAATGACCTTGGTGCAACAGGTTTCGTTCAACTTCAGCTATACATTAAGAGAAGATTGACGTATTTCTCTATGCGCCAGGGTAACGAAGCCGACTACCTAATGGGGGGTGAATTAGTCAGGGGAGCCTATGAAGTTCCTAATTTTGAACCCAAAACTATTGTGGATGGCGGTGCGAATATTGGCCTGTTTGCCATTCACGCTAACAGTTACTTCCCCAAAGCTAAATTAATCTGTTATGAGCCGGATTCAGCCAACTTCCAACAACTCCAGAAGAACTTAGCGCTCAATCATCTGCAAGTGGACACCCATCAGTTGGGTCTTTGGTCAAAAAACACCACCCTTTACTACCATGCTCAGTCTTCGCACACTGGCTTCGTTGATGAAAACCCGCCTGGAGTCCCAATTCCCTGTACTCTGCTTGAAATAGAACCAGATTGCTGGCTCAAACTTGATGTTGAAGGGGCTGAATATGAAGTGCTTCCGGCGTTGCTAAAAAATGGTCCGTATCCTCGCTGGATCAGCATGGAAATCCACTATTTTAATACCAAAGGTCAGTCTTTGCTTTCTCTATTGCGAGAGCATGGTTACACAATCGAAGGGGCTGAAGACCCTAGCGTTAACTGCACCGTAATTTCAGCGTACCGAGGTTGA
- a CDS encoding glycosyltransferase family 4 protein codes for MKLLYYSPASYGGIADYAHEQANALVALGVDVTVLTTLKYPTGRGEKYQIVPILQEVAPTKQLPHKVFKVVHFTSVTLANFSKLASFIDSNTFQYVLLGSYVEYLAPLWSGRLRQLTKKGVVFGAVVHDPVRDFIVGPRWWHRWSIACGYSFLREAFVHESIELDMVRPMPQLRTTVVPHGTYQFPEANQSPEETRSSITLPLDAKVMLAFGHIRDNKNLNLVIRAMVNFPDLYLIVAGKEQSSGQRPVAFYQELATNLGIENRCKWQIRFIPATEVANLFASADVILLTYSKHFHSASGVLNTAVAYRKPCLASAGESSLRSVVQKYELGIWVEPDDVESIVTGIRMWLENPPTPQWQRYFEENSWALNAKLVSHCLAEIETQELKKVP; via the coding sequence ATGAAACTTCTCTACTACTCACCCGCTAGCTACGGTGGTATTGCCGATTATGCCCACGAGCAGGCTAATGCTTTGGTTGCTCTCGGAGTGGATGTTACTGTACTTACCACTCTGAAATACCCAACGGGTAGGGGAGAGAAGTATCAAATTGTGCCAATTTTGCAGGAAGTAGCACCCACTAAACAACTCCCTCATAAAGTTTTCAAAGTGGTACATTTTACCTCCGTAACCCTGGCAAATTTTAGCAAATTAGCCAGTTTTATTGATTCAAATACTTTTCAGTATGTATTACTTGGCTCCTATGTGGAGTATTTAGCTCCTCTCTGGTCGGGCCGTTTGAGACAATTAACTAAAAAAGGAGTTGTCTTTGGTGCTGTCGTGCATGACCCCGTGCGGGATTTTATTGTCGGTCCTCGCTGGTGGCATCGTTGGTCAATCGCTTGTGGTTATTCCTTCCTACGTGAAGCCTTTGTCCATGAATCTATCGAACTCGATATGGTTCGACCCATGCCTCAACTGCGAACAACCGTAGTTCCCCACGGAACCTATCAATTTCCTGAAGCGAATCAATCGCCAGAAGAAACCCGATCCAGCATCACTTTGCCACTAGACGCCAAAGTGATGCTGGCTTTTGGTCATATTCGGGATAACAAGAATCTCAATCTTGTTATTCGCGCAATGGTTAATTTTCCGGATTTATACCTAATTGTTGCGGGTAAAGAACAGTCATCAGGTCAACGCCCGGTAGCTTTTTACCAGGAACTAGCCACCAATCTAGGGATAGAAAATCGCTGTAAGTGGCAAATCCGATTCATTCCAGCTACAGAGGTGGCAAACTTATTTGCATCTGCTGATGTCATCCTCCTGACTTACAGTAAACATTTTCATTCTGCCAGTGGTGTTTTGAATACGGCGGTCGCTTACCGTAAACCCTGCCTTGCCTCAGCTGGGGAAAGCTCTTTACGCTCTGTAGTTCAAAAGTATGAACTTGGAATTTGGGTCGAGCCAGATGATGTAGAGTCCATCGTGACGGGAATCAGAATGTGGTTAGAAAATCCTCCCACTCCTCAATGGCAGAGGTACTTTGAGGAAAACTCCTGGGCACTCAATGCTAAGTTAGTAAGTCACTGTTTAGCAGAAATTGAGACACAAGAGCTTAAGAAAGTCCCATAA
- a CDS encoding sulfotransferase, giving the protein MANDMAKPILVTGSHRSGTTWVGKMISACPSVVYVHEPFSPETYRIYPGRCGAKFIYWNTYVTDENEAAFYKHIENTLGFRYNLGAQFNANRNFVDFKRTLKEYCIYWGYRSRNLVPLMKDPLAIFSAGWLAKKFDMNVLVLVRHPAAFVTSLKRLNWDYDFYELLQQPLLIRDYLYPFEQEITEYAALDNEIIDRAALLWKMIYSVVLKYQKYHPDWIYLRYEDLAGNPIPCFEYLFNRFGLEFSDSVKATIQDYTSPSNPIDAPEGDWSLRKRNSQANVGSWKNKLTKDEIIRIKAHVEEVSKEFYADEDWE; this is encoded by the coding sequence ATGGCTAATGATATGGCAAAGCCAATATTGGTGACTGGTTCTCATCGCTCTGGTACCACTTGGGTGGGAAAGATGATATCGGCTTGTCCCTCAGTCGTCTATGTCCATGAACCTTTTAGCCCTGAGACTTATCGTATTTATCCTGGTAGATGTGGAGCAAAATTTATTTACTGGAACACCTATGTAACTGATGAGAATGAGGCTGCTTTTTATAAGCATATCGAGAATACACTTGGGTTTCGCTACAACTTGGGGGCCCAATTCAACGCAAACAGAAATTTTGTCGATTTCAAAAGGACGTTAAAAGAATACTGCATCTATTGGGGTTATCGTTCCCGTAATCTTGTGCCCCTGATGAAAGACCCTTTGGCTATTTTCTCAGCAGGATGGCTGGCTAAAAAATTTGACATGAATGTATTAGTTCTTGTCCGGCATCCAGCTGCATTTGTCACTAGCCTAAAAAGATTAAATTGGGACTATGACTTTTACGAGCTACTCCAACAACCTCTTTTAATTCGAGATTACTTATATCCTTTTGAACAAGAAATTACTGAATATGCAGCGTTAGACAATGAAATTATAGATAGAGCTGCCTTGCTCTGGAAAATGATATATTCTGTGGTTTTAAAGTACCAAAAATATCATCCGGACTGGATTTATCTGCGCTATGAGGATCTTGCTGGAAATCCAATCCCTTGTTTTGAATATTTATTTAATCGGTTTGGTTTAGAGTTCTCAGACTCGGTTAAAGCTACTATTCAAGACTATACTTCACCTTCAAACCCTATTGATGCCCCTGAGGGCGACTGGTCTTTAAGAAAACGAAACAGTCAAGCAAATGTAGGGAGTTGGAAAAATAAATTAACAAAAGACGAAATCATCCGTATTAAAGCGCATGTTGAGGAAGTATCAAAGGAATTTTATGCAGACGAAGATTGGGAATAA
- a CDS encoding glycosyltransferase family 2 protein, whose translation MISLVTTVLNDQQGCAAFFTQMEAQTYLPDEIVIVDAGSKDGTWEFLQNYQPKKPYPLQVTQEIGCNVARGRNLAIAQAQHEIIVSTDIGCMWESQWLEELARPLLENKQLEAVMGSWQVRWEDLKSDWAKIEYALLDGPKLIATPKSHASSRAIAYRKSLWEKIGGYPEDLTLAGDDMLFALLLHETTDRVACAPIPRCYWERPVTLKSFCKETRRNFRGGGEAGIWLKYGFLVGGKLLLEVLLLLIGLVWLLFASPVWVGALFLSGFLFVVGLRVLRLVPAMQRLNAYGYPGGWLRIVLFEYLTKFWSVVGYWEGFLAGIKHCQKGRERLRSIQVKPV comes from the coding sequence ATGATTTCACTTGTAACTACTGTATTAAATGATCAGCAAGGATGTGCTGCTTTCTTTACCCAAATGGAAGCACAGACTTATCTGCCTGATGAAATTGTCATTGTCGATGCTGGTTCAAAGGATGGCACCTGGGAGTTCCTACAAAACTACCAGCCGAAGAAACCTTATCCACTACAGGTCACTCAGGAAATTGGCTGTAATGTAGCTCGTGGTCGAAATTTAGCGATCGCTCAAGCCCAACATGAAATAATTGTTTCTACAGACATTGGTTGTATGTGGGAATCCCAGTGGTTAGAGGAACTAGCTCGACCATTATTAGAGAATAAGCAACTGGAAGCCGTGATGGGGAGTTGGCAAGTTCGCTGGGAAGACCTCAAGAGTGATTGGGCAAAGATAGAGTATGCCTTACTCGATGGGCCGAAATTAATTGCCACTCCCAAGTCTCACGCTTCCTCACGAGCGATCGCCTATCGCAAATCCTTATGGGAAAAAATTGGTGGTTATCCAGAAGATTTAACTTTAGCAGGGGATGACATGCTGTTTGCCCTGCTCTTACATGAGACAACGGATCGTGTCGCTTGCGCCCCCATCCCGCGCTGTTATTGGGAGCGCCCTGTAACCCTGAAGTCTTTTTGTAAAGAAACACGCCGCAACTTTCGTGGTGGCGGGGAAGCGGGCATCTGGTTAAAGTATGGTTTCCTGGTAGGAGGAAAGCTGCTTCTTGAAGTCCTTCTATTGCTTATTGGTTTAGTCTGGCTACTTTTTGCTTCACCGGTCTGGGTAGGAGCACTTTTCCTAAGCGGCTTTCTCTTCGTGGTGGGGCTACGAGTACTTCGATTAGTCCCCGCTATGCAGCGCTTGAACGCCTATGGATATCCAGGTGGCTGGTTGCGTATTGTCTTGTTTGAATATCTGACTAAGTTTTGGAGTGTAGTCGGGTATTGGGAGGGATTTTTAGCCGGAATAAAGCACTGCCAGAAAGGCCGAGAGCGGCTTCGTAGCATACAAGTAAAACCCGTTTAA
- a CDS encoding FkbM family methyltransferase: MGNEIVRLDESLRRWNIDAEAAIHQILGKYLAPGHILIDVGANFGLHTLYAAKAVGPQGCVFAFEPVPTNLNLLRRNVAINHVQQQVKIIPKAVSNSTDLFLDFFVPPETVAVTASLSAESTQSQTKIQVANVRLDDFWPPLNLPVNLIKIDVEGAELEVLRGAEQLLRQWHPPLLIEVHGFALPSFGASVVELRGFLNRLNYQETLLEGEQFQGEDYFQALYLHSEEKISCT, from the coding sequence ATGGGAAACGAAATTGTTCGATTGGATGAGTCCCTCAGACGCTGGAATATTGATGCTGAAGCTGCAATTCATCAGATTCTAGGAAAGTACTTAGCTCCCGGTCATATCTTGATTGACGTAGGGGCAAATTTTGGATTGCATACGTTATATGCTGCTAAGGCCGTGGGTCCTCAAGGCTGTGTTTTTGCCTTTGAACCCGTTCCTACAAACCTAAACTTATTACGTAGAAATGTTGCAATCAATCATGTGCAGCAACAAGTAAAAATTATTCCAAAAGCAGTATCAAATTCGACTGATCTGTTTCTTGATTTCTTTGTACCACCTGAAACAGTAGCTGTTACTGCATCCCTATCAGCAGAATCCACCCAATCCCAGACAAAAATTCAAGTTGCGAATGTCCGGTTGGATGATTTTTGGCCTCCCCTCAATCTACCCGTAAATTTGATCAAAATTGATGTTGAAGGGGCAGAGCTAGAGGTGCTCCGGGGTGCTGAGCAACTGTTGCGGCAATGGCATCCACCACTACTAATTGAGGTGCACGGGTTTGCGCTGCCGAGTTTTGGGGCTAGTGTGGTTGAGCTGCGAGGCTTCTTGAATCGCCTGAATTATCAAGAAACTCTGCTAGAGGGTGAGCAGTTTCAGGGAGAAGATTATTTTCAAGCCCTCTATTTGCATTCTGAAGAAAAAATATCTTGCACTTAG
- a CDS encoding glycosyltransferase family 2 protein, giving the protein MPTISIITPLYNKAPYIAATIHSVLAQTYSNWELWIVDNGSIDSSWEIAQQLPDPRIHLLRASKQGPGAARNYGLSYAQGEWIQFLDADDLLEPNHLSQQLQAAQQDPDADIIACCWQEFIDENPTVKKLKQPAGMGRSPQELRDAVIAFAPWAVHAAIIKHSSLVPDCYWPEQLDCYLGEDIAFWFKLVTSCRVTYGTSQGALYRTQTAECRSQISNPEKWFEGVHAAITHNQQVLQQAKTDYTSAQCENLMRVYVELYRSACHQQAKEVAEVARLHAEAWLREYFRVVRKPKLSMVARRLVGIKPFLKY; this is encoded by the coding sequence ATGCCAACTATTTCAATCATTACACCGCTATATAACAAAGCACCCTACATTGCAGCTACCATCCACTCTGTATTAGCGCAGACTTATTCAAACTGGGAACTGTGGATTGTTGACAATGGTTCCATAGACAGCAGTTGGGAAATTGCTCAACAATTACCAGATCCGCGTATTCACTTGTTGCGAGCATCTAAACAAGGACCAGGAGCTGCTCGTAATTATGGGCTATCTTATGCTCAGGGAGAATGGATTCAGTTTCTAGATGCGGATGATTTGCTTGAACCCAACCATCTTTCTCAACAACTGCAAGCAGCCCAACAAGATCCAGACGCAGATATCATTGCTTGTTGTTGGCAGGAATTTATCGATGAAAATCCAACTGTGAAGAAGCTGAAGCAGCCAGCAGGTATGGGGCGATCGCCTCAAGAACTAAGAGACGCTGTGATCGCATTTGCTCCTTGGGCTGTCCATGCCGCAATCATCAAGCATAGTTCGCTGGTGCCAGATTGCTATTGGCCAGAACAACTCGATTGCTACTTAGGGGAAGATATTGCCTTCTGGTTTAAGCTAGTTACCTCTTGCAGAGTAACCTATGGAACTAGCCAGGGAGCCTTGTATCGCACTCAAACAGCTGAATGTCGTAGCCAGATTTCAAACCCAGAAAAGTGGTTTGAAGGAGTCCATGCCGCGATCACTCACAATCAACAAGTTCTTCAGCAAGCTAAGACCGACTACACCTCAGCGCAATGTGAAAATCTAATGCGAGTGTATGTTGAACTGTACCGCTCGGCTTGTCATCAACAGGCAAAAGAAGTAGCAGAAGTGGCAAGACTGCATGCTGAGGCTTGGCTACGCGAGTATTTCCGCGTTGTTCGAAAACCAAAATTGTCAATGGTCGCTCGACGATTAGTTGGAATCAAGCCATTTCTGAAGTACTGA
- a CDS encoding class I SAM-dependent methyltransferase, producing MQRLLWLLQKYPTLGDRWGYSIRQCHYYEPLPEFSAITPEQVLKRRVSSCIDWNLERQVSLVRKLSQYQSEIQEIVEGQTSISFDFSNSVFSELDAAVYYAILRELKPRRVIEIGCGYSTQIAALAIAQNLQQGYSGGIICVEPYPEARLTEANLAVELITEKVETLSLDFFQQLSAGDVLLIDSTHTVKFDSDVCREILQILPALPSGVWVHFHDIFFPYDYPPDWLIKERRAWSEQYMLEAFLAYNNVFEVKLANHWLSLDYPEEVAKLWPNVLQWQQKFHQCGSFWLCKK from the coding sequence ATGCAGAGATTGCTTTGGTTACTACAAAAGTATCCAACGTTAGGCGATCGCTGGGGTTATTCTATTCGTCAGTGCCATTACTACGAGCCACTGCCTGAATTTTCAGCAATTACACCAGAGCAGGTGTTAAAGCGACGGGTATCCAGCTGCATTGATTGGAATTTAGAAAGGCAAGTTAGCTTAGTTCGAAAGCTGAGTCAGTATCAATCTGAAATTCAAGAGATTGTAGAGGGGCAGACTAGTATTTCATTTGATTTCTCAAATAGTGTTTTTTCTGAGCTAGATGCAGCAGTTTACTACGCAATTTTGAGAGAGCTAAAGCCTAGGAGGGTAATTGAAATTGGCTGTGGCTATTCAACTCAAATAGCAGCTTTAGCAATTGCCCAGAACTTGCAACAAGGATACAGCGGCGGAATTATTTGTGTTGAACCTTACCCTGAAGCAAGGCTGACAGAAGCTAATTTAGCGGTAGAGCTTATCACTGAGAAGGTAGAAACCCTAAGTCTAGACTTTTTTCAACAACTAAGTGCGGGAGATGTTCTATTGATCGACTCAACGCACACAGTAAAGTTCGATAGTGATGTTTGCCGAGAAATCTTACAAATTCTACCAGCTCTTCCATCTGGAGTATGGGTTCATTTCCACGATATTTTCTTTCCCTATGATTACCCCCCTGACTGGTTAATCAAGGAGCGCCGAGCCTGGAGCGAACAGTACATGCTAGAAGCGTTTTTAGCTTATAACAACGTTTTCGAGGTCAAGCTAGCAAATCATTGGTTGTCTCTTGATTACCCAGAAGAGGTGGCGAAACTTTGGCCTAATGTCCTTCAGTGGCAGCAGAAGTTCCATCAATGTGGCAGTTTTTGGCTTTGCAAAAAATAG
- a CDS encoding glycosyltransferase codes for MLPRNSNGGELILYRHLWQSSPFKVAIATDDPTRVAEDMTVEAVIKLPIHPLLTRLAQTRAARWIHGVRQLLSSFYDTRLLRRYIQEQPPDLILTVAHGDLCWLAQKLAQEYSIPLVTIFHDWWPDLAYVHDWVRHAIAHRFRQLYRQSQLAFCVSEAMQQALGQHQNAQILLPIPQQISLEGNPKKKALSNKLTAVYAGNLSDIYGPLLQKLATISQSVDTFQLKLLGPVPDWPMEKVQEFQLQGIYTGFLPRNQLIQALWEADVLLVIMSFAESDQKRMQTSFPSKLLEYCQFGKALVIWGPKGCSVVDWGQKYDSARVVTSPVVEDLVRAVIDLSKEPIEQERLGQKALEMAQTMFNPLTIQQQFIESLYSITKL; via the coding sequence GTGCTGCCGCGAAACAGTAACGGGGGAGAACTAATTCTTTATAGACATCTTTGGCAAAGCTCACCATTCAAAGTAGCGATCGCCACTGATGATCCCACTAGGGTCGCTGAAGATATGACAGTCGAGGCAGTGATCAAACTGCCAATTCATCCATTGCTAACACGGTTAGCTCAAACTAGAGCAGCTCGATGGATTCATGGTGTGCGACAACTCCTAAGCAGCTTTTACGATACTCGTCTATTGCGACGCTATATTCAAGAACAACCGCCCGACCTAATTTTGACCGTTGCTCATGGTGATTTGTGCTGGTTAGCCCAGAAACTTGCCCAAGAGTATTCCATCCCCTTAGTGACTATATTTCATGATTGGTGGCCTGATCTAGCATATGTACATGATTGGGTAAGACACGCGATCGCCCATCGGTTTCGACAACTATACCGCCAGAGCCAGCTAGCTTTCTGTGTTAGTGAAGCTATGCAGCAAGCATTAGGCCAGCATCAAAATGCCCAAATTTTGTTGCCGATCCCACAGCAAATCAGTCTTGAAGGTAATCCTAAAAAGAAAGCTTTGAGCAACAAGTTGACAGCGGTGTATGCAGGTAATCTATCAGATATCTATGGGCCATTACTTCAGAAGCTAGCCACCATATCTCAATCAGTAGATACATTTCAACTCAAGCTACTAGGACCTGTTCCTGATTGGCCTATGGAAAAAGTTCAGGAATTTCAGCTCCAGGGAATTTATACTGGTTTTTTGCCACGTAATCAATTAATTCAAGCCCTTTGGGAAGCGGATGTTTTGCTAGTGATTATGTCATTTGCTGAATCAGATCAAAAGCGAATGCAGACTAGCTTCCCCTCTAAGCTATTAGAATACTGCCAGTTTGGTAAAGCGCTTGTTATTTGGGGGCCAAAAGGTTGCTCTGTGGTTGACTGGGGGCAGAAATATGATTCAGCACGAGTAGTAACATCCCCTGTCGTCGAAGATTTGGTTAGGGCTGTTATAGACCTATCAAAGGAACCTATAGAACAAGAACGTTTGGGCCAAAAAGCATTAGAGATGGCTCAAACAATGTTTAACCCTCTGACAATTCAACAACAGTTTATTGAAAGCCTTTACTCTATTACTAAACTATAA
- a CDS encoding glycosyltransferase family 1 protein, with product MRILYDGQIYASQPTGGINRYFANLISRLPEDFTSALTTCQLRNVNYPTHPNLKTYFYQRFGFRPGCVSYWLEKYYFRAVASFNSFDLVHPTYYGLLTRQEINQCRYPVVLTVYDMIHELFADQLDPSGHKTEEKRKAILAAQAVICISENTKKDLLERYSLPEEKVTVTYLASEIDVTLSHGSEPVPPQPYYLYVGGRYSYKNFDSLLAAFAKVVSVRPEIKLCVVGLPFNETEEKLIAELRLSEYIEHYSYTSDRHLAKLYRCSLAFVYPSLYEGFGIPPLEAMSCGAVVVASNCSSIPEVVGDAALLFNPKSTSDLADILLSLLDNSIERDRLIAKGYQRAKAFSWDKTVAQTLNVYRSVAKLRSS from the coding sequence ATGCGTATTCTCTATGATGGCCAGATATATGCATCGCAACCTACTGGAGGTATCAATCGCTATTTTGCTAACCTGATTAGCAGATTGCCAGAAGATTTTACTTCTGCCCTTACTACTTGCCAGCTTCGCAATGTTAACTATCCCACTCATCCAAATCTGAAAACTTATTTCTATCAAAGATTTGGATTTCGTCCAGGATGCGTTTCATACTGGTTGGAAAAATATTACTTTCGGGCTGTTGCTTCCTTTAATTCCTTCGATCTTGTCCACCCCACTTATTATGGACTGCTTACCCGCCAAGAAATTAATCAATGTCGATATCCTGTTGTTCTGACAGTTTATGACATGATCCATGAGCTTTTCGCTGATCAACTTGATCCCAGCGGTCACAAAACCGAAGAGAAGCGAAAAGCAATCTTGGCAGCACAAGCTGTTATCTGTATTTCGGAGAATACCAAGAAGGATTTATTGGAACGATACTCATTGCCAGAGGAGAAAGTAACCGTTACATACTTAGCCTCAGAAATAGATGTAACCCTTTCTCATGGTTCTGAGCCAGTCCCCCCCCAACCTTACTATCTCTATGTAGGCGGTCGCTACTCTTATAAGAACTTCGATAGCTTGCTAGCCGCTTTTGCAAAGGTTGTTTCTGTTCGACCTGAGATTAAACTTTGTGTTGTTGGTCTGCCTTTTAATGAAACCGAAGAGAAACTGATTGCCGAGCTGAGGCTGAGTGAGTACATAGAACACTACAGCTACACTAGCGATCGCCATTTAGCAAAGCTTTATCGTTGCAGTCTTGCCTTTGTCTATCCGTCCCTATATGAAGGCTTTGGCATTCCTCCACTCGAAGCAATGTCCTGTGGAGCTGTTGTTGTTGCTTCCAATTGCTCCAGCATTCCTGAAGTAGTCGGTGATGCTGCCTTATTATTTAATCCCAAATCTACTAGTGATTTAGCAGATATCTTACTCTCCCTTCTAGACAACTCTATAGAACGCGATCGCTTAATCGCTAAAGGATATCAGAGGGCAAAAGCTTTTAGCTGGGATAAGACAGTAGCTCAGACTCTTAATGTTTACCGTTCAGTAGCTAAGCTGCGATCGTCCTGA